One region of Daphnia pulicaria isolate SC F1-1A chromosome 7, SC_F0-13Bv2, whole genome shotgun sequence genomic DNA includes:
- the LOC124348869 gene encoding transcription factor RFX4-like — protein sequence MMETRILMSSSTSSASNSSNYEEMMLNRKESSSVHHLHHQRSNNSSSVTAIGAGGGNGGHHHHHHHSHHNQTTQLPPSLTVQMRPHSTPATLLWLEENYEMAQGVCVPRNTLYLHYVDFCSKHGMTPVNAASFGKIIRQQFPQLTTRRLGTRGQSRYHYYGIAIRENSAYYELVYSKKGLQATEDIRKDHLRQMPSSCSANQQGGMSSSSSSARSLTSSSSAVGTSGGGMPVSVAVAQAATAVALATRLPEFPNLRDLCLPPGGISGGVPEERVATFIVMYRAHCQRLLDTIIRGSFQEVQTFLLHYWQGMPPHLVGVLGSHVVVNIVGVCDSILYRSVCSILMSSVIRGLPENLIQMIRKFASELDSWLQAALEDLPENLRAVKIDLARHFCHMLRRQSSLNQIFGTVRLALHDPQVNSVLLHDWQRQDLHAMTKSALQAVSNFHLGDHSQQFRKRRPTDTQSINPATVEFIAAFGGEFERLLAEQAPLEAYTEWVESIVDRCVLQQRGHHRSRPASSLRHSIRQFLLVWMAFSGRLLRELTAQTAAGFETFHLMRIMVDDYFLYLVELLHVDDRARELMRNITLDIPPEYLDTDYEGFLATVFANFDVSPELAGLGSDHSSSANRHLTVGEPHYAEVVTDEANHMETGSPSSQQQQVIVVNNTSNNDYNGLPTESTSDTGASDETFTGYDYATNVRLANGYKFTSGGGPTNTGVYTSYPATNTPPAASHQLSYYPSTGFGDVSASAEQYTNGSYNAAYQQFHIRRDFSTEVIHHQVHSCSTSGGSSTGFYPPEHQQSPLVITPTTGTNYVTTAGSGDYYGTVYDVTSSASSSSSTSVYGDLNDQNHSKLKKNETVIAQQSSSIINSQAQPETECGGKAPETNTSSNFHISSEPYIRS from the exons ATGATGGAGACGCGGATCCTGATGTCGTCGTCGACTTCGTCTGCCAGCAATAGCAGCAATTACGAAG AAATGATGCTGAACCGGAAGGAATCATCGTCGGTACATCATCTTCACCACCAAAGAAGCAACAACTCTTCGTCAGTGACGGCCATCGGTGCCGGCGGTGGTAATGGgggacatcatcatcatcaccatcatTCACATCACAATCAAACGACTCAACTTCCACCGTCGTTGACCGTACAGATGAGGCCTCACTCAACGCCGGCCACTCTCCTTTGGCTGGAAGAGAATTATGAAATGGCTCAAGGAGTTTGCGTTCCACGCAACACCCTTTACCTTCACTACGTTGATTTCTGTTCCAAACATGGCATGACACCCGTCAATGCCGCATCTTTCGGCAAG ataATCCGGCAGCAGTTTCCGCAATTGACAACCCGCCGTTTGGGAACGAGAGGCCAATCACGCTATCATTATTACGGGATCGCTATACGAGAGAACTCTGCTTATTACGAGCTCGTGTACTCTAAGAAAGGCCTACAAGC GACTGAAGATATTCGAAAGGATCATCTGAGACAG ATGCCTTCCTCTTGTTCGGCAAACCAGCAAGGAggaatgtcgtcgtcgtcgtcgtctgcaAGATCTTTGACATCATCGTCCTCGGCGGTGGGTACGAGCGGTGGCGGGATGCCGGTTTCAGTGGCAGTGGCTCAAGCAGCCACGGCCGTCGCCCTGGCCACCCGCCTACCCGAGTTTCCTAATTTACGTGATTTGTGTCTACCGCCGGGTGGCATCAGTGGGGGCGTGCCCGAGGAGCGCGTGGCTACATTTATTGTCATGTACCGTGCACACTGTCAGCGACTCCTTGACACGATTATTCGGGGCAGTTTCCAAGAA GTGCAAACATTCCTACTGCATTACTGGCAAGGCATGCCGCCTCATTTGGTTGGTGTCCTAGGAAGTCACGTGGTCGTCAACATTGTCGGCGTCTGCGACTCGATCCTTTACCGCTCTGTGTGCAGCATCCTCATGTCTTCTGTTATTCGA GGATTGCCGGAAAATTTGATCCAAATGATTCGCAAATTTGCGTCCGAACTGGATTCTTGGCTTCAAGCCGCTTTGGAGGACTTGCCGGAAAATTTGCGTGCCGTCAAAATCGATC TTGCGCGACATTTTTGTCACATGCTCAGGAGACAAAGTTCCCTCAATCAGATTTTTGGGACGGTGCGGTTAGCTTTACACGATCCGCAAGTCAACAGCGTGTTGCTTCACGATTGGCAACGTCAGGATCTTCACGCCATGACCAAAAGCGCACTGCAGGCGGTCAGCAATTTTCATTTGGGAGATCACAGTCAACAGTTTCGTAAACGTCGTCCGACAGATACCCAATCCATCAATCCGGCCACAGTTGAATTTATTGCTGCCT TCGGCGGCGAGTTTGAACGCTTGTTGGCGGAGCAGGCGCCGTTGGAAGCCTACACTGAATGGGTGGAGTCGATTGTGGATCGGTGCGTCCTCCAACAGCGCGGCCATCATCGCAGCAGACCCGCCTCTTCGTTGCGCCACTCGATCCGCCAGTTTCTCCTTGTATGGATGGCTTTTAGCGGCCGTTTGCTGCGTGAGTTGACCGCACAGACCGCTGCCGGATTCG AAACGTTTCATTTGATGCGCATCATGGTGGACGATTATTTCCTGTACCTGGTCGAGTTGTTGCACGTTGACGACAGAGCTCGTGAGCTCATGCGTAACATCACACTCGACATTCCGCCAGAATACCTGGACACTGACtatgaag GTTTCCTAGCCACCGTTTTTGCCAATTTTGATGTTTCACCAGAATTGGCTGGCCTCGGTTCGGATCATTCATCTTCCGCCAATCGCCATCTGACCGTGGGTGAACCACATTACGCTGAAGTCGTGACGGACGAAGCCAATC acaTGGAAACCGGAAGTCCCAGCAGCCAACAGCAACAAGTGATTGTGGTCAACAATACCAGCAACAATGATTACAACGGTCTACCGACCGAATCTACTTCTGACACTGGAGCATCAGATGAAACGTTCACGGGCTATGACTACGCAACCAACGTCAGACTTGCCAATGGATACAAATTCACAAGTGGCGGTGGGCCTACCAATACCGGAGTGTATACGAGCTATCCGGCGACTAATACTCCGCCTGCAGCATCTCATCAA TTGAGTTATTATCCGAGTACTGGCTTTGGCGATGTCTCAGCGTCGGCCGAACAGTATACTAATGGCTCGTACAACGCAGCCTATCAGCAATTCCACATCCGACGGGACTTTAGCACCGAAGTTATCCATCATCAGGTGCACAGCTGTTCAACCTCGGGTGGAAGTTCTACCGGATTTTATCCGCCTGAACATCAGCAATCACCACTGGTAATCACACCAACAACAGGCACAAATTACGTCACCACTGCCGGAAGCGGTGACTATTACGGGACGGTCTATGATGTCACGTCGTCCGCTTCGTCCAGCAGTAGCACATCTGTCTACGGAGACCTGAAcgaccagaatcattcaaa attgaagaaaaatgaaactgtCATAGCACAACAGTCTTCAAGTATCATTAATAGCCAGGCACAACCTGAGACGGAATGTGGAGGTAAAGCGCCTGAAACAAATACTTCAAGCAATTTTCATATTTCCTCAGAACCCTACATTCGTTCATAA
- the LOC124348902 gene encoding carnitine O-palmitoyltransferase 2, mitochondrial-like yields the protein MFKCKKSFFVNNVTFFTRRSVINVLTSIQCKNYSSDNERYLHKSKVPTMHFQPSLPRLPIPSLEETCQRYLNAQLPLLDPTHFEDTQKLVANFQLEEGKELNQKLIAQDKANKHTSYITGSWFDMYLRDRQPIVLNYNPFISYVDDPKTAYNDQVIRAANFLISAIRFRETMNAGLLEPEVYHMNPKKSDTDTFRKVVRMLPSSLSWYGAYFYKAFPLDMSQYSSLFNSTRIPEIGKDRLARFEKAKHVLVMRGGHFYVFDVLDKDGNLLEPLDIYSCLKWIQQDPISPSRDPIGYLTAENRDTWAKARRLLMENNSSQMEAIDSALFNLVLDDVGTDNDPVKISKLFLHGNGANRWFDKSFSLIVARDGKAAVNFEHSWGDGVAVMRFINESHKDSIEKPRVHPHEVAGMLPRRDVDPSHHVRRLEFQLSDQLKTAVSDARQHFDQMTGPLAVDLFIYEGFSKHFCKEKQVSPDAMMQLGFQVAYQLQNGGTCATYESCSTAAFKHGRTETIRPCTSQTTAFSRAITSSSGKHSLPELRVMIADCSKVHGQLTKEAAMGKGFDRHLFALKYLAQQQSLPIPALYQDPAYAAINHNILSTSTLGSPAVELGGFAPVVHDGYGLGYSIQDNRLGAVVTTYPPHRCGSDFVSCLQSAFRRIEDVLRQKM from the exons atgtttaaatgcaAGAAATCATTCTTCGTTAATAATGTTACATTCTTTACGAGACGTAGCGTGATAAATGTTCTAACTTCTATTCAATGCAAAAACTACTC GTCTGATAATGAAAGATATTTACACAAGTCAAAAGTTCCAACAATGCACTTCCAACCTTCTCTACCCCGTCTCCCAATCCCAAGTCTCGAGGAAACCTGCCAGCGTTATCTGAATGCTCAATTACCTTTACTAGATCCTACACATTTTGAGGACACACAAAAGTTGGTTGCCAACTTCCAGTTAGAGGAGGGGAAAG AGCTGAACCAAAAACTAATTGCGCAAGATAAAGCCAACAAGCACACAAGTTACATTACTGGGTCATGGTTTGACATGTATTTGAGAGATCGTCAACCTATTGTTTTAAACTACAACCCGTTTATTTCATATGTTGATGATCCAAAGACAGCATACAATGATCAAGTTATCAGAGCTGCTAATTTCTTGATCTCAGCTAtcag GTTCAGGGAAACCATGAATGCTGGTCTACTTGAACCTGAAGTTTATCACATGAACCCAAAAAAGAGCGACACTGATACGTTCCGCAAAGTTGTTCGCATGCTGCCATCCTCGCTGTCGTGGTACGGCGCCTACTTTTACAAA GCTTTTCCATTGGATATGTCTCAGTATTCCAGCTTGTTCAACTCAACTCGAATTCCAGAAATAGGCAAAGATCGCCTCGCTCGTTTCGAGAAAGCAAAACATGTTCTGGTAATGCGAGGCGGTCATTTCTACGTATTTGACGTTTTGGACAAAGATG GAAACCTGTTGGAACCACTAGATATCTACTCTTGTTTAAAGTGGATCCAGCAGGATCCGATTTCACCTTCCCGGGATCCGATTGGTTATTTAACGGCGGAAAATCGCGACACGTGGGCTAAAGCCCGTCGACTTCTGATGGAAAACAATAGCAGTCAGATGGAAGCTATCGACAGCGCTTTGTTCAACTTGGTATTGGACGACGTTGGTACCGACAACGATCCAGTCAAAATATCCAAACTGTTTCTCCACGGCAACGGGGCTAACCG GTGGTTCgataaatctttttctcttatcgTTGCTCGGGACGGCAAGGCTGCAGTCAATTTCGAGCATTCATGGGGGGATGGAGTGGCTGTGATGAGATTTATAAACGAGTCGCACAAAGATTCGATCGAAAAACCTCGAGTACACCCCCACGAAGTCGCCGGGATGCTTCCACGTCGCGACGTCGATCCGTCACATCATGTCAGACGTCTTG aatttcaaCTGAGTGATCAGCTCAAAACGGCAGTCAGTGACGCTCGGCAGCATTTCGATCAAATGACGGGCCCTCTGGCAGTCGACTTATTTATCTACGAGGGTTTTAGTAAACACTTTTGCAAAGAAAAGCAAGTCAGCCCAGACGCAATGATGCAGCTAGGCTTTCAG GTGGCCTATCAACTACAGAATGGCGGTACATGTGCCACCTACGAGTCATGCAGTACTGCCGCCTTCAAGCACGGACGGACGGAAACGATTCGACCGTGTACTTCACAGACTACTGCCTTCAGCCGTGCCATTACCTCATCTTCGGGCAAGCATAGTCTGCCGGAATTGCGTGTCATGATCGCCGATTGTTCCAAAGTTCACGGCCAGTTGACTAAAGAAGCAGCCATGG GTAAGGGGTTCGACCGTCATTTGTTTGCTCTTAAATATCTGGCCCAGCAACAGTCATTGCCCATCCCAGCTTTGTATCAAGATCCAGCGTATGCGGCCATCAATCATAACATTCTATCAACGTCAACCCTGGGAAGTCCGGCGGTCGAGCTGGGTGGATTCGCCCCGGTCGTCCACGATGGATATGGACTCGG GTACTCGATCCAGGACAACCGACTGGGCGCTGTGGTGACCACTTACCCCCCACACCGATGCGGCTCGGATTTCGTTTCTTGTTTACAGTCTGCCTTCCGCCGGATCGAAGATGTCTTGCGACAGAAGATGTGA
- the LOC124349039 gene encoding lipid droplet-associated hydrolase-like, with amino-acid sequence MEEGYVDINSVPTRVISMGGWIVGQPIKKKHLIIVIPGNPGLIGYYEHFMRSLYDELLGEYVIWGLGHAGHDFPNNVTMPSVNDKPELFTLDGQVNHKIDFVETYVPAGVNLHFIGHSIGAKICVELVKRYRSKHNAAAYLLFPTLERMAQTPSGRKLWPILGPLRKVVVFAASLLYRLPESWLTPVVEWAMRSKGSHLAIESSTSSGSAPSAVHVNVRTTMRLLHPQALERSLFMAHDELKVVGELNADDIRLHSDRLVLYFGTKDHWCPMEYCQNLQRQVPEARAIVCPHGFEHAFVLQSSQQMATIVSGWIKDLS; translated from the exons ATGGAAGAAGGATATGTAGACATTAACAGCGTACCAACCCGAGTAATTTCCATGGGTGGTTGGATCGTAGGGcaacccattaaaaaaaagcatttGATTATTGTAATTCCAG GTAATCCAGGGTTAATTGGTTACTATGAACATTTCATGAGATCACTATATGATGAATTACTCGGTGAATATGTGATATGGGGTCTAGGCCATGCAGGACATGATTTTCCCAACAATGTAACAATGCCAAGTGTAAATG ataaaccAGAGCTATTCACTCTTGATGGACAAGTGAATCACAAAATCGACTTTGTTGAAACTTACGTTCCTGCTGGTGTCAATTTACACTTTATCGGACATTCCATCGGCGCCAAAATTTGTGTAGAACTTGTAAAAAGATATCGGAGTAAACACAACGCCGCTGCCTACTTATTATTTCCTACTCTCGAGAGAATGGCCCAGACTCCTAGTGGAAGAAAGTTGTGGCCTATCTTAGGCCCGCTGAGAAAAGTTGTCGTATTTGCTGCGTCATTGCTCTATCGGTTACCTGAGTCCTGGTTAACACCGGTCGTCGAATGGGCCATGC GTTCGAAAGGAAGTCATTTGGCCATCGAAAGTTCCACGTCATCGGGTAGTGCGCCGTCTGCAGTTCACGTAAACGTGAGAACGACCATGAGGCTGCTACACCCACAAGCCTTAGAACGGTCTTTGTTCATGGCTCACGACGAGCTCAAAGTGGTGGGTGAATTGAACGCCGACGATATTCGTCTTCACAGCGACAG GCTAGTCCTCTATTTCGGCACCAAAGATCACTGGTGCCCTATGGAGTACTgtcaaaatttgcaacgccaaGTCCCCGAAGCCAGGGCCATTGTCTGCCCACACGGATTCGAGCACGCATTCGTCCTGCAATCCAGCCAACAGATGGCCACTATCGTCAGTGGATGGATCAAAGATCTTTCGTAG